One Arthrobacter sp. FW306-07-I genomic window carries:
- a CDS encoding acyltransferase family protein, protein MPRRPQAAPDTKATSAGPAPSKPRKPSFRPEVQGLRALAVLMVVAYHVWLGRVSGGVDIFLLISAFLLTLSFVRKAESGKPFQLLAHWLHLFKRLLPAVVVVILGVLAGTWLILPQGRWPEVLDQAWASLLYRQNWLLADAAVDYYAQDHAGASPLQHFWSLSIQGQVFILWPLIFAATAIALSRLRRIPRLGRLTYRGLLAVVFGTVFVLSLAYSVEQTATSQAYAYFDTRARLWEFALGSLLALVLPYLKPGRRLRVVLGWAGLAGMVSCGLVLTVDRSFPGYAALWPTLSAAAIIVAAQTGSRFGVGRLLSSRPAVALGDNSYALYLWHWPLLVLALAATGVEAPNLKQGLGIVAASIVLAVLTTRFVEKPLRDWHWPKLRAWRTAVVIVACGAVLAGPVAVWQTSLTAEESATAAQPRELTPGALALTPENENTPAPRARTIPGPTALDNDWAGIDSPCTGANATSDPILEGCRQELPEEPSSKRIVVLGDSHAQQYLAALAPVAAARGWELVTLLMPACRFGADSETRSAQCNAYNRASSAYVLEHRPDAVFTVASLTHEEAPFETEVPGYLEGVQPFAHAGIEVVGIRDNPRFTFNMPQCAQRHGAAAPACNPALAESLVEPSPLENYRGKLPGLHLMDMSDFICARGVCPAVVGNVYVYKDDNHLTRTYVETMIPMFEQRLLAASGWN, encoded by the coding sequence ATGCCGCGGAGGCCGCAGGCAGCACCAGACACCAAAGCCACGTCAGCAGGCCCCGCGCCTTCGAAGCCCCGGAAGCCCTCCTTCCGCCCCGAGGTCCAGGGCCTGCGCGCCCTGGCTGTCCTGATGGTGGTGGCCTACCACGTCTGGCTGGGCCGCGTGTCCGGCGGTGTGGACATTTTCCTGTTGATTTCTGCATTCCTGCTCACCCTCTCCTTCGTCCGCAAGGCGGAGTCAGGCAAGCCCTTCCAGCTCCTGGCGCACTGGCTGCACCTGTTCAAGCGCCTGTTGCCCGCCGTCGTCGTGGTGATCCTGGGGGTGCTGGCCGGAACCTGGCTGATCCTGCCGCAGGGGCGGTGGCCGGAGGTGCTCGACCAGGCGTGGGCGTCCCTGCTTTACCGGCAGAACTGGCTGCTGGCGGATGCCGCCGTGGACTACTACGCGCAGGACCATGCGGGCGCCAGCCCACTGCAGCACTTCTGGTCGCTGTCCATCCAGGGGCAGGTCTTCATCCTGTGGCCACTGATCTTCGCTGCCACGGCGATTGCGCTGTCCCGGCTGCGCCGGATACCCCGCCTGGGCCGACTGACTTACCGCGGGCTGCTCGCCGTCGTGTTTGGGACGGTGTTCGTGCTGTCCCTGGCCTATTCCGTGGAACAGACCGCCACCAGCCAGGCCTACGCCTACTTCGACACGCGCGCCCGGCTTTGGGAGTTTGCGCTGGGGTCATTGCTGGCCCTGGTGCTGCCCTACCTGAAGCCCGGCCGCAGGCTCCGGGTGGTGCTGGGCTGGGCCGGACTGGCAGGCATGGTTTCGTGCGGGCTGGTCCTGACCGTTGACCGTTCCTTCCCCGGGTATGCGGCACTGTGGCCAACGTTGTCGGCGGCCGCCATCATCGTGGCGGCGCAGACCGGCAGCCGGTTCGGGGTGGGCCGCCTCCTCAGCAGCCGGCCCGCCGTCGCCCTGGGCGATAATTCCTACGCCCTGTACCTGTGGCACTGGCCCCTCCTGGTGCTGGCCCTTGCGGCTACCGGGGTGGAAGCGCCCAACCTCAAACAGGGCCTTGGCATCGTCGCTGCCTCCATCGTGCTCGCCGTCCTGACCACGCGCTTTGTCGAAAAGCCCTTGCGCGACTGGCACTGGCCCAAGCTGCGCGCCTGGCGCACCGCCGTCGTCATTGTTGCCTGTGGTGCCGTGCTGGCGGGGCCCGTCGCCGTCTGGCAGACATCGCTCACTGCGGAGGAAAGCGCGACGGCGGCACAACCGAGGGAGCTGACGCCAGGGGCGCTGGCACTCACCCCGGAGAACGAAAACACTCCCGCCCCCAGGGCCCGGACCATCCCCGGGCCCACCGCGCTGGACAACGACTGGGCCGGCATCGACTCGCCCTGCACTGGCGCCAATGCCACCAGCGACCCGATATTGGAGGGCTGCCGGCAGGAGCTGCCGGAGGAACCTTCCTCCAAGCGCATCGTGGTGCTGGGCGACTCCCATGCCCAGCAGTACCTCGCCGCGCTGGCCCCGGTTGCTGCTGCCCGCGGCTGGGAACTGGTGACACTGCTGATGCCGGCCTGCCGGTTCGGCGCCGACTCGGAAACGCGTAGCGCACAGTGCAACGCCTACAACCGCGCCAGTTCCGCCTACGTCCTGGAGCACAGGCCCGATGCTGTGTTCACGGTGGCTTCGCTGACCCACGAGGAGGCTCCCTTCGAAACCGAGGTGCCGGGATACCTCGAAGGCGTGCAGCCATTTGCCCATGCGGGTATCGAGGTGGTGGGAATCCGGGACAACCCCCGGTTCACGTTCAATATGCCGCAGTGCGCCCAGCGTCACGGTGCCGCTGCGCCGGCCTGCAACCCGGCGCTCGCCGAGTCCCTGGTGGAGCCGTCCCCCCTCGAGAACTACCGCGGCAAGCTGCCCGGGCTGCACCTGATGGACATGAGCGACTTCATTTGCGCCCGCGGGGTCTGCCCGGCGGTGGTGGGAAACGTCTACGTCTACAAGGATGACAACCACCTGACCCGGACCTATGTGGAGACCATGATCCCCATGTTCGAGCAGCGCCTGCTCGCCGCCTCCGGCTGGAACTGA
- a CDS encoding HNH endonuclease signature motif containing protein, which produces MGIGSGVGAGVQGVQASVAALDALTALGALTALGALDREDAFLTSGVAVGSGAALGSGVVIGPGVDVLQRRYEIRLERLELTARLEAQLAAMKARDAAEAVGFQQAMTPPDASIQDRTYAEMSVVEEIAGVLTVSSAAAGALVEQSRKICSLPPVFQALATGAMSWQHARIVADETEGLDPAGAAALVAHFFDPDAPHPARGAAPGELVPSRFRAKVRAWRERHHPETLQKRHAKGVADRRMEYTPDRDGMAWVSLYLPGDTACAIWNRTTATARGLQGPNEPRTITQLRPAIAASLLLGSASEPGKVPTPRADVLVTVPVLSLLGLTEEPAMLDGLGPIPASTARKLVADGADSFYRVLVDPRDGAPLEIGRKNYRLTETIKRWIRMRDGKCTFPGCTNRTPDNDTDHLQAWECGGTTGASNLAQLCPKHHRLKHHTQWTPEPATEDRSPGWTSPTGRHYKPEHPHPEPTHWPVEIHAQGRTDVPGGTFEPKTGVNLNGELLRVGGHRPDFHYLDWSPGEDALRRCLHSTG; this is translated from the coding sequence ATGGGAATCGGCAGCGGTGTGGGGGCAGGTGTGCAGGGTGTTCAAGCCTCTGTGGCCGCCCTTGATGCGCTCACTGCCCTTGGTGCGCTCACTGCCCTTGGTGCGCTGGACCGGGAGGATGCTTTCCTGACTTCCGGGGTTGCTGTTGGTTCGGGCGCTGCTCTCGGTTCCGGCGTTGTTATTGGTCCGGGTGTCGATGTGCTGCAGCGGCGGTACGAGATCCGGCTGGAGCGGCTGGAACTGACGGCCCGGTTGGAGGCGCAGCTTGCCGCGATGAAGGCGCGGGATGCCGCCGAGGCCGTGGGGTTCCAGCAGGCCATGACCCCGCCCGACGCGTCCATTCAGGACCGCACCTACGCCGAGATGTCCGTGGTGGAGGAGATCGCCGGGGTCCTGACCGTCAGCTCCGCCGCTGCCGGTGCCCTGGTGGAACAGTCCCGGAAAATCTGCTCCCTCCCACCGGTGTTCCAGGCCCTGGCCACCGGCGCCATGTCCTGGCAGCACGCCCGCATCGTCGCGGACGAAACCGAGGGCCTCGATCCGGCCGGCGCTGCCGCGCTGGTGGCCCACTTCTTCGACCCCGACGCACCCCACCCCGCCCGCGGCGCAGCCCCTGGCGAACTCGTCCCCTCCCGGTTCCGGGCCAAAGTCCGCGCCTGGCGCGAACGCCACCACCCCGAGACACTGCAGAAACGCCACGCCAAAGGGGTGGCGGACCGGCGGATGGAATACACCCCGGACCGGGACGGGATGGCCTGGGTCTCGCTCTACCTCCCCGGCGACACCGCCTGCGCCATCTGGAACCGCACCACCGCCACCGCCCGCGGCCTCCAAGGCCCAAACGAACCACGCACCATCACCCAACTCCGCCCCGCCATCGCAGCATCCCTGCTCCTTGGATCAGCGAGCGAACCCGGCAAGGTCCCCACCCCGCGGGCCGACGTCCTGGTCACGGTGCCGGTGCTCTCCCTGCTCGGACTCACGGAGGAACCCGCCATGCTCGACGGGCTCGGACCCATCCCGGCATCCACCGCCCGCAAACTCGTCGCCGACGGCGCGGACTCCTTCTACCGCGTCCTGGTTGACCCGAGGGACGGGGCACCCTTGGAGATCGGCCGGAAGAACTACCGGCTCACCGAAACCATCAAACGCTGGATCAGGATGCGCGACGGCAAATGCACCTTCCCCGGCTGCACCAACCGCACCCCGGACAACGACACCGACCATTTGCAAGCCTGGGAATGTGGCGGAACCACCGGGGCCAGCAACCTGGCACAACTCTGCCCGAAACACCACCGGCTCAAACACCACACCCAATGGACACCAGAGCCGGCAACAGAAGACAGATCACCAGGCTGGACCTCACCCACCGGCCGCCACTACAAACCCGAACACCCCCACCCAGAACCCACACACTGGCCAGTAGAGATTCATGCGCAGGGCAGGACAGATGTTCCGGGCGGGACATTCGAGCCTAAAACCGGGGTAAATCTTAATGGGGAATTGCTGCGGGTGGGTGGCCATCGCCCGGACTTCCATTACCTGGATTGGTCCCCGGGAGAGGACGCCTTGCGGCGCTGTCTCCATTCCACCGGATGA
- a CDS encoding DUF389 domain-containing protein, producing the protein MVVQLRICVPGELSEVTVQTCRDQRGVAEVMVAKGAAVVPPGDVIEVFIARESVEELLEKLDILKIQEAGSIAMSTPEFVLSRKADQAERSAPGDGADAVIWDDVTRQTGEDSRLTWNFLAFLVLATQLAGIGIVTDSPIAIVGAMAVGPEFGPLAALAVSLATRQWKLGRRAAVALGVGFPVAMLLAALTAWLSVPLGLFPRDALDKGSAVEFIYHPGPYSLIVAVLAGIAGMLSIIGRRSAALIGVFISVTTVPAAGYVAVALVLGEYQKAAGSALQLLLNLVGIVVAALAVLLFYRVVARRLPDGAARRLQRQRSGARR; encoded by the coding sequence ATGGTTGTCCAATTGCGGATCTGTGTGCCCGGGGAGCTGTCCGAGGTAACGGTACAGACCTGCCGCGACCAGCGGGGTGTGGCAGAAGTCATGGTGGCCAAGGGGGCGGCCGTGGTGCCTCCGGGCGACGTGATCGAGGTTTTCATCGCCCGGGAGTCCGTGGAGGAACTGCTCGAAAAGCTGGACATCCTGAAGATCCAGGAGGCGGGCTCGATTGCCATGTCGACGCCGGAATTCGTCCTCTCGAGAAAGGCGGACCAGGCAGAGCGGTCCGCCCCGGGGGACGGCGCGGACGCGGTGATCTGGGACGATGTGACCCGGCAAACCGGGGAGGATTCCAGGCTGACGTGGAACTTCCTCGCTTTCCTGGTCCTGGCCACACAGCTCGCAGGAATTGGAATTGTGACCGATTCCCCGATTGCCATTGTCGGCGCCATGGCGGTGGGCCCCGAGTTCGGGCCGCTGGCCGCCCTGGCCGTGTCGCTGGCCACCCGGCAGTGGAAGCTTGGCCGGCGCGCCGCCGTCGCGTTGGGTGTCGGGTTCCCCGTTGCCATGCTGCTGGCAGCACTCACTGCGTGGCTTTCGGTGCCGCTGGGGCTGTTCCCGCGCGATGCCCTGGACAAGGGGTCGGCCGTCGAATTCATCTACCACCCCGGGCCGTATTCACTGATTGTCGCGGTGCTGGCCGGGATCGCGGGCATGCTGTCCATCATCGGCCGGCGTTCCGCCGCGCTGATCGGCGTCTTCATCTCCGTGACCACCGTGCCGGCGGCCGGGTATGTAGCGGTGGCTTTGGTGTTGGGCGAATACCAAAAGGCGGCGGGCTCTGCCCTGCAGCTGCTGCTCAACCTCGTGGGCATCGTGGTGGCAGCCTTGGCAGTTCTGCTCTTTTACCGGGTGGTCGCCAGGCGCCTGCCGGATGGGGCGGCGCGGAGGCTGCAGCGCCAGCGAAGCGGAGCGCGCCGCTAG
- a CDS encoding ATP-dependent DNA ligase: MLLLELVETSASVASTRSRLAKVDALAGLLRRLEPVEIPTAVGLLSAKPRQGRVGVGWSAVAAAKEEPADEPSLTVADFDAALDGLLAAAGTGSAAGRTAILRKLLSAATGPEQSFITGVLLGELRTGALEGVLTDAVARAAGKPVEAVRRAAMLSGDLGETALLAITGTQAELDAVGLVVGRPVLPMLASTAASPSAALETTGEASVEYKLDGARIQVHRADDRVSIYTRNLADVTHRLPEVVEVVRGLPLRHVILDGETLALDEEGGPRPFQETMARFGADAVRETLLHPWFFDVLHIDGRDLLDEPLADRIEVLERIAPAHRIPGEVTADPAVAERVSQDALAAGHEGVVVKAIGSAYAAGRCGSNWVKVKPVLTYDLVVLACEWGSGRRTGMLSNLHLGALDPAGEFGEPGGYVMVGKTFKGLTDELLRWQTERFQELEVRRTAGTVWVEPVTVVEIAIDGVQQSPRYPGGIALRFARVKRYRDDKVPAEADTIQTLRGLLRP, from the coding sequence ATGTTGCTCCTTGAGCTTGTGGAAACCAGCGCGTCCGTTGCGTCGACCCGCTCCCGGCTGGCGAAGGTGGACGCCTTGGCCGGCCTGCTGCGCCGCCTTGAGCCAGTGGAGATCCCGACGGCGGTGGGCCTGCTCAGTGCCAAACCGCGCCAGGGCCGCGTGGGCGTGGGATGGAGTGCGGTGGCAGCGGCAAAGGAGGAGCCGGCCGACGAGCCGAGCCTGACGGTGGCCGACTTTGATGCGGCGCTGGACGGCCTGCTCGCTGCGGCGGGTACGGGGTCGGCGGCGGGGCGGACAGCAATCCTGCGGAAACTGTTGTCGGCGGCCACCGGGCCGGAACAGTCGTTCATCACCGGAGTCCTGCTCGGCGAGCTGCGCACCGGTGCGCTGGAAGGAGTCCTGACTGATGCCGTGGCCCGCGCTGCCGGGAAGCCCGTGGAAGCCGTCCGGCGTGCCGCCATGCTCTCCGGAGACCTCGGCGAAACAGCCCTCCTGGCCATCACTGGCACCCAGGCCGAGCTTGACGCCGTCGGACTGGTGGTGGGCCGCCCCGTGCTGCCCATGCTCGCTTCCACCGCAGCCAGTCCCAGTGCAGCACTGGAAACCACGGGGGAGGCCTCCGTGGAATACAAGCTCGACGGCGCGCGCATCCAGGTCCACCGCGCGGACGACCGCGTCAGCATTTACACCCGCAACCTGGCCGACGTCACCCACCGGCTGCCCGAAGTGGTGGAAGTGGTCCGTGGCCTGCCGCTGCGGCACGTAATCCTGGACGGCGAGACCCTGGCCCTCGATGAGGAAGGCGGCCCGCGGCCCTTCCAGGAAACTATGGCACGGTTTGGCGCGGATGCAGTGCGCGAAACCCTCCTGCATCCCTGGTTCTTCGATGTGCTGCACATCGATGGGAGGGACCTGCTGGACGAGCCGTTGGCCGACCGCATCGAGGTGCTTGAGCGCATCGCCCCTGCACACCGGATCCCGGGGGAGGTAACGGCTGACCCGGCGGTTGCGGAACGTGTCTCACAGGACGCGCTTGCCGCCGGCCACGAGGGTGTTGTGGTGAAGGCGATCGGGTCCGCCTACGCGGCAGGCCGGTGTGGATCCAACTGGGTGAAAGTGAAGCCGGTCCTGACCTATGACCTGGTGGTGCTGGCCTGCGAATGGGGGTCCGGCAGGCGCACTGGGATGCTGTCCAACCTGCACTTGGGGGCCCTGGACCCTGCTGGAGAGTTCGGTGAACCCGGCGGTTACGTCATGGTGGGCAAGACTTTCAAAGGCCTTACCGATGAACTGCTGCGCTGGCAGACCGAAAGGTTCCAGGAGCTTGAGGTGCGGCGCACTGCCGGGACGGTCTGGGTGGAGCCTGTCACCGTCGTCGAAATTGCCATTGACGGCGTGCAGCAGTCGCCGCGCTACCCCGGTGGAATCGCGCTCCGTTTCGCGCGCGTCAAGCGCTACCGCGATGACAAGGTTCCGGCCGAAGCGGACACCATCCAGACCCTGCGGGGCCTGCTGCGCCCATAG
- the guaB gene encoding IMP dehydrogenase, with amino-acid sequence MTEPEHNPFGFIGLTYDDVLLLPGHTDVIPSEADTSSRISKRISVQTPLLSAAMDTVTESRMAIAMARQGGLGVVHRNLSIADQADQVDRVKRSESGMITNPLTIRPEATLRELDDLCAHYRVSGLPVVDEDNRLLGIVTNRDTRFVPESDFPLRLVSDVMTKMPLVTGHVGISREEASHKLATNKIEKLPLVDDQGRLKGLITTKDFTKAEQYPLATKDDEGRLRVGAAIGFFGDGWERAMTLVDAGVDALFVDTANGHSQGVLDMIHRLKSEPAAAHVDIIGGQAATREGAQALIDAGADGIKVGVGPGSICTTRVVAGVGVPQITAIYESAKAAIPAGVPLIADGGLQYSGDIGKALVAGADTVMLGSLLAGCDESPGELIFVNGKQFKSYRGMGSLGAMQSRGKNTSYSKDRYFQADVSGDDKLIPEGIEGRVAYRGPLSSVAYQLVGGLRQTMFYTGAPTIPELKVRGKFVRITSAGLKESHPHDIQMTVEAPNYGSR; translated from the coding sequence ATGACCGAGCCCGAACACAATCCCTTTGGCTTCATTGGCCTGACCTACGACGACGTCCTCCTCCTGCCCGGCCACACCGACGTCATCCCGTCCGAGGCAGACACCTCTTCACGGATCTCCAAGCGGATCAGCGTGCAGACGCCGCTGCTTTCCGCCGCCATGGACACCGTTACGGAGTCCCGCATGGCCATCGCCATGGCACGCCAGGGTGGCCTGGGCGTGGTGCACCGCAACCTGTCCATTGCCGATCAGGCGGACCAGGTTGACCGGGTCAAGCGGAGCGAGTCCGGCATGATCACCAACCCGCTCACCATTCGCCCCGAGGCGACGCTGCGTGAACTGGATGATCTCTGTGCCCACTACCGCGTCTCCGGACTGCCCGTCGTGGACGAGGACAACCGCCTGCTGGGCATCGTCACCAACCGCGACACCCGATTCGTCCCGGAGTCCGATTTCCCGCTGCGGCTGGTCAGTGACGTCATGACCAAGATGCCCCTGGTCACCGGGCACGTGGGCATCAGCCGCGAGGAAGCCTCGCACAAGCTGGCCACCAACAAGATCGAAAAGCTTCCGCTGGTGGACGACCAGGGCCGGCTGAAGGGCCTGATCACCACCAAGGACTTCACCAAGGCCGAGCAGTACCCGCTGGCCACCAAGGATGACGAAGGCCGGCTCCGCGTGGGTGCCGCCATCGGCTTCTTCGGGGACGGCTGGGAGCGCGCCATGACCCTGGTGGACGCCGGCGTCGACGCGCTGTTCGTGGACACTGCCAACGGCCACTCCCAAGGCGTGCTGGACATGATCCACCGCCTGAAGTCCGAGCCCGCCGCCGCGCATGTGGACATCATCGGCGGCCAGGCTGCCACCCGCGAAGGTGCACAGGCGCTGATCGACGCCGGTGCCGACGGCATCAAGGTGGGCGTCGGCCCGGGATCCATCTGCACCACCCGTGTGGTGGCCGGCGTGGGCGTCCCGCAGATCACCGCCATCTACGAATCCGCCAAGGCTGCCATCCCGGCCGGCGTGCCGCTGATCGCCGACGGCGGCCTGCAGTACTCGGGCGACATCGGCAAGGCCCTGGTGGCCGGTGCGGACACCGTCATGCTCGGCTCCCTGCTCGCCGGTTGCGACGAGTCCCCGGGCGAGCTGATCTTCGTCAACGGCAAGCAGTTCAAGTCCTACCGCGGCATGGGCTCCCTCGGCGCCATGCAGTCGCGCGGCAAGAACACGTCCTACTCGAAGGACCGCTATTTCCAGGCCGATGTGTCCGGCGACGACAAGCTCATCCCCGAAGGCATCGAAGGCCGTGTTGCCTACCGCGGTCCGCTGTCCTCGGTGGCGTACCAGCTGGTGGGCGGCCTGCGCCAGACCATGTTCTACACCGGCGCACCCACCATTCCTGAGTTGAAGGTCCGCGGCAAGTTCGTCCGGATCACCTCTGCCGGGCTGAAGGAATCGCACCCGCACGACATCCAAATGACCGTCGAGGCGCCAAACTACGGCTCGCGCTAA
- a CDS encoding acyltransferase family protein, whose translation MSITETPKAPEPRPSVATKQRKPSFRPEIQGLRSLAVLMVVTYHVWFGRVSGGVDVFLFISAFLMTLQFLGRHDRKQPFALAKHWLHLFRRLLPAAVTVIVATLAVSALVLPPTRWLDLIAQGWASLSYSENRLLQQQAVDYYANDHSLASPFQHFWSLSIQGQVFILWPLIFALAGWTARRYRLSYRPLLAYIFFAIFLGSLGYSIIFTAINQVQAYFDTGARLWEFALGTLVALILPGLRFRRRTRVIMGWVGVLAMLACGIVLDVQGAFPGIAALWPTVAAAMVIVAGQTESAAGIDRFLSAKPLVKLGDISYALYLWHWPLLVLALAWSGKDHAGWLSGSVIILVALALAYLTTRCIEKPWREWKWPEVRKRRAALAIMLAVAVAAVPLSGWSFQLELERRAVEAQKIANNPGSRVLDPAYTAATPAPDASLLPLAADLTKNWVSLDGPCTEEIAPDSRLLKGSCFEQRPSGEPSKRVLVLGDSHAQQWTGAVKPLAAQKNWLLYSILKGACKATPAGLGGSEDCDAFNADVQKEITRQKPDAIIVVGTAAAPSTPAEALTPGFEEMVSGWLDQGIQVAAVRDNPRFSFNMAECVVREGAEAQGCRPAIGDNFPAASPFDTLDMARLPGLSLVDLTDRICTPTECPAVVGNVYVYLDDNHLSAEYAESMADEFAKRLQTAAGWAV comes from the coding sequence GTGTCGATAACGGAAACCCCGAAGGCACCGGAACCCAGGCCCAGTGTCGCCACAAAACAGCGGAAGCCGTCTTTCCGGCCGGAGATCCAGGGCCTGCGGTCACTGGCTGTCCTCATGGTGGTGACTTACCACGTCTGGTTCGGGCGCGTCTCCGGTGGGGTGGATGTCTTCCTCTTTATTTCCGCCTTCCTGATGACGCTCCAATTCCTTGGACGCCATGACCGGAAGCAGCCCTTCGCCCTCGCAAAACACTGGCTCCACCTGTTCCGGCGGCTCCTCCCGGCAGCTGTCACCGTTATCGTGGCAACCCTGGCCGTGTCCGCCCTGGTCCTTCCACCCACCCGGTGGCTGGACCTCATCGCGCAAGGCTGGGCCTCCCTGTCCTATTCGGAGAACCGCCTGCTGCAGCAGCAGGCGGTAGATTACTACGCCAACGACCACAGCCTGGCCAGCCCCTTCCAGCACTTTTGGTCGCTGTCCATCCAGGGACAGGTCTTCATCCTGTGGCCCCTGATCTTCGCGCTGGCCGGCTGGACGGCACGGCGCTACCGGTTGTCCTACCGCCCCCTGCTTGCCTACATCTTCTTCGCCATCTTCCTCGGTTCGCTGGGCTACTCCATCATCTTCACCGCCATCAACCAGGTGCAGGCTTACTTCGATACCGGCGCCCGGCTGTGGGAATTCGCCTTGGGCACGCTCGTGGCCTTGATCCTCCCCGGCCTGCGCTTCCGGCGCCGGACCCGCGTCATCATGGGCTGGGTGGGGGTTCTGGCCATGCTGGCGTGCGGCATTGTCCTGGACGTGCAGGGGGCTTTCCCCGGTATTGCCGCGCTGTGGCCCACCGTCGCCGCGGCCATGGTCATCGTCGCGGGCCAGACGGAGAGCGCCGCAGGGATAGACCGCTTCCTCTCTGCTAAGCCGCTGGTCAAGCTCGGCGACATCTCCTACGCCCTGTACCTGTGGCACTGGCCGCTCCTGGTCCTCGCTCTCGCCTGGAGCGGCAAGGACCACGCCGGCTGGCTCTCCGGTTCCGTCATCATCCTGGTGGCCCTGGCGCTCGCCTACCTGACCACGCGCTGCATCGAAAAGCCCTGGCGTGAATGGAAATGGCCGGAAGTCCGGAAGCGCAGGGCCGCCCTTGCCATCATGCTGGCCGTGGCTGTGGCGGCGGTGCCCCTGTCCGGCTGGAGTTTCCAGCTTGAGTTGGAACGCCGTGCGGTGGAAGCGCAAAAGATCGCCAACAACCCCGGGTCCCGCGTCCTTGACCCCGCTTACACGGCCGCAACGCCGGCCCCGGATGCTTCCCTCCTCCCGTTGGCCGCGGACCTCACCAAGAACTGGGTATCCCTGGATGGGCCGTGCACGGAGGAGATCGCCCCGGACAGCCGTCTGTTGAAGGGATCGTGTTTCGAACAGCGTCCGTCCGGTGAGCCTTCCAAGCGTGTCCTGGTGCTCGGTGACAGCCATGCGCAGCAGTGGACCGGTGCCGTCAAACCGCTGGCAGCCCAAAAGAACTGGCTGCTGTATTCCATCCTCAAGGGTGCCTGCAAGGCCACGCCGGCCGGGCTCGGAGGAAGCGAGGACTGCGACGCCTTCAACGCGGACGTGCAGAAGGAAATCACCCGGCAAAAGCCTGATGCCATCATCGTGGTGGGGACTGCGGCGGCGCCCTCGACTCCTGCCGAGGCCCTGACACCGGGGTTCGAGGAGATGGTCTCCGGGTGGCTGGACCAGGGGATCCAGGTAGCTGCCGTCCGGGACAATCCCCGTTTTTCCTTCAACATGGCTGAATGCGTGGTTCGGGAAGGTGCCGAGGCCCAGGGCTGCCGCCCGGCGATCGGGGACAATTTTCCGGCGGCCAGTCCCTTCGACACCCTGGACATGGCGCGTCTGCCCGGCTTGTCCCTGGTGGACCTGACAGACAGGATCTGCACGCCGACGGAGTGCCCTGCTGTGGTGGGCAACGTGTATGTGTATCTGGACGACAACCACCTGAGCGCGGAATACGCGGAAAGCATGGCGGACGAGTTTGCCAAGCGGCTGCAGACGGCGGCGGGATGGGCGGTCTGA
- a CDS encoding dihydrofolate reductase family protein — MGIIVANLFITLDGVYQAPGGREEDSEGGFEFGGWQAPVSDDEAGAAIAAEIGRMDALLLGRATYDIFSSYWPHQSGDIADAINRVPKFVVSGSLHDPSWAGTTVLPDAAAAGSLREDYGQVHMFGSGFLIRSLLSAGVLDRLHLWLYPVALGQGKRLFDDGAVPTTFSLAEPARSFPKGAVSLVYEPVGGVETRDMAAG; from the coding sequence GTGGGGATCATTGTCGCGAACCTGTTCATCACCCTCGATGGCGTGTACCAGGCGCCCGGCGGCCGCGAGGAAGACAGCGAAGGCGGCTTCGAATTCGGCGGCTGGCAGGCGCCGGTGTCCGACGACGAAGCGGGCGCCGCCATCGCTGCCGAGATCGGACGCATGGACGCCTTGCTCCTGGGGCGGGCAACCTATGACATCTTTTCGTCGTACTGGCCTCACCAGTCCGGCGACATCGCGGACGCAATTAACCGGGTGCCCAAGTTCGTCGTGTCCGGCTCCCTGCACGATCCCAGCTGGGCAGGGACCACAGTGCTGCCGGATGCCGCCGCGGCCGGCAGCCTCCGGGAGGACTACGGGCAGGTGCACATGTTCGGCAGCGGGTTCCTCATCCGGTCCCTCCTGTCGGCAGGCGTGCTGGACCGTCTTCACCTGTGGCTTTATCCCGTCGCGCTCGGACAAGGCAAGCGCCTCTTCGACGACGGTGCCGTACCCACCACTTTCAGCCTGGCCGAGCCGGCGCGCAGCTTCCCCAAAGGCGCTGTGTCTTTGGTCTATGAGCCTGTAGGCGGCGTAGAGACGCGGGACATGGCGGCGGGTTAA